One Mustelus asterias chromosome 12, sMusAst1.hap1.1, whole genome shotgun sequence genomic region harbors:
- the LOC144501261 gene encoding uncharacterized protein LOC144501261, whose protein sequence is MMEDKTPASRHKTASAPNLTVGSAEKKIIKKKRGKEKKKSSKVGRNSSSTPSTSEETVSAHKHGKSSKRHSHSASPNIEMPASQGDTKKSPKPTDASKKADGNQDTGSGTFHSADLLATSINETLRWDGVLEDPVAEEERIKLYKLNRQLRYLAAQKSVRKDTQFCKQELSNIQSQKENPYVISSKTLQQLTTKDHSNSYFVGQRS, encoded by the exons ATGATGGAGGACAAAACACCAGCCAGCAGACATAAGACAGCCTCGGCCCCAAATCTGACTGTTGGCTCAGCAGAAAAGAAGATAATTAAGAAAAAGAGAGGCAAGGAGAAGAAGAAATCCTCTAAGGTGGGAAGAAATTCTTCAAGTACGCCATCGACTTCAGAAGAGACTGTTTCGG CTCATAAACATGGGAAAAGCAGCAAACGCCATTCACATTCTGCATCTCCAAACATTGAAATGCCGGCTAGCCAAGGGGATACCAAGAAAAGTCCCAAGCCTACGGATGCCAGCAAGAAAGCCGACGGAAATCAGGATACGGGCAGTGGCACCTTTCATTCTGCAGATCTCCTTGCTACCTCAATAAACGAGACTCTGCGGTGGGATGGAGTTCTTGAAGATCCCGTGGCAGAAGAGGAAAGGATCAAGCTTTACAAGCTAAATCGGCAGCTGAGGTACCTGGCTGCCCAGAAGAGTGTGCGCAAGGATACCCAATTTTGCAAACAGGAGCTTTCTAATATTCAGTCTCAAAAGGAGAATCCATATGTCATCAGCAGTAAAACGTTACAGCAGCTAACCACAAAGGATCACTCCAACTCTTATTTTGTGGGCCAAAGATCCTAA